A region of Solibacillus isronensis DNA encodes the following proteins:
- the nrdR gene encoding transcriptional regulator NrdR — protein sequence MRCPACQYNGTRVVDSRPVDDNKEIRRRRECESCAFRFTTFEKIEETPLIVVKKDGSREEFSREKVLRGLIRACEKRPVALEQLEEIVLSIEKELRRLGNAEVRSEDVGEMVMDRLAKIDEVAYVRFASVYRQFKDITVFIEELKEIMTRQSNDK from the coding sequence ATGAGATGTCCAGCTTGTCAATACAACGGGACACGCGTTGTAGACTCAAGACCTGTTGATGATAATAAAGAAATTCGCAGACGTCGTGAATGTGAATCATGTGCCTTTCGCTTTACGACTTTTGAAAAAATTGAAGAAACCCCGTTAATCGTTGTGAAAAAAGATGGTTCACGCGAGGAGTTCAGCCGTGAAAAAGTATTGCGTGGTCTAATACGCGCATGTGAAAAACGGCCGGTTGCTTTAGAACAATTAGAAGAGATTGTATTATCGATCGAAAAAGAATTGCGCCGTTTAGGCAATGCGGAAGTACGCTCGGAAGATGTCGGGGAGATGGTAATGGACCGACTCGCGAAAATTGATGAAGTAGCCTATGTACGCTTCGCATCTGTTTACCGCCAATTTAAAGATATTACTGTATTTATCGAGGAACTGAAAGAAATCATGACCCGTCAATCAAATGACAAATAA
- a CDS encoding glyceraldehyde-3-phosphate dehydrogenase: MTVSIAINGFGRIGRMVFRQAMMRGDVNIVAVNASYPSETLAHLIKYDTNHGVFPGTVEAVEGALIVNGKRVELVSERDPLKLPWAQMGVDIVIEATGKFNDREKAAKHIEAGAKKVILTAPGKNEDITVVLGVNDDKLDLSKHDVISNASCTTNCLAPVAKVLNDEFGIVNGLMTTVHAYTNDQNNIDNPHKDLRRARNCGSSIIPTSTGAAKALRLVLPELDGKIHGMALRVPTPNVSLVDLVVDVEKDVTVEEVNAAFKAAAEGKMNGILNFSMEPLVSSDYNTTTYSSTVDGLTTIVLADRKVKVIAWYDNEWGYSARVVDLTKKIANELAAVSA, encoded by the coding sequence ATGACAGTTTCTATTGCAATTAATGGTTTTGGCCGCATTGGTCGTATGGTGTTCCGACAAGCAATGATGCGCGGTGACGTGAATATCGTAGCAGTGAACGCAAGCTATCCATCTGAAACGTTAGCACATTTAATTAAGTATGACACAAATCATGGTGTTTTCCCGGGAACTGTTGAAGCAGTCGAAGGTGCTTTAATTGTAAATGGCAAACGTGTTGAATTAGTTAGTGAACGTGATCCATTAAAATTACCATGGGCTCAAATGGGCGTAGATATCGTAATTGAAGCCACTGGTAAATTCAATGACCGTGAAAAAGCAGCAAAACATATTGAAGCTGGCGCGAAAAAAGTTATTTTAACTGCTCCTGGTAAAAACGAAGATATTACAGTTGTTTTAGGTGTAAATGACGACAAATTGGATTTATCAAAGCATGATGTCATTTCGAATGCATCTTGTACAACAAACTGCTTAGCTCCTGTAGCAAAAGTATTAAACGATGAGTTCGGTATTGTAAACGGTTTAATGACAACAGTTCACGCTTATACAAACGATCAAAACAACATCGATAATCCACACAAAGATTTACGTCGTGCACGTAACTGTGGATCATCTATTATCCCGACTTCAACTGGTGCAGCAAAAGCATTACGTCTTGTTTTACCGGAATTGGATGGAAAAATCCACGGTATGGCATTACGTGTACCAACACCAAACGTTTCTTTAGTTGATTTAGTTGTAGATGTAGAAAAAGACGTAACAGTAGAAGAAGTAAATGCAGCATTTAAAGCGGCAGCTGAAGGCAAAATGAACGGTATTTTAAACTTCTCTATGGAGCCATTAGTATCTTCTGACTACAATACAACAACATACTCATCTACTGTAGACGGTCTAACTACGATTGTATTAGCTGACCGTAAAGTAAAAGTCATCGCTTGGTATGATAATGAGTGGGGTTACTCTGCTCGCGTAGTAGACTTAACTAAGAAAATTGCAAATGAATTAGCAGCAGTAAGTGCATAA
- the coaE gene encoding dephospho-CoA kinase (Dephospho-CoA kinase (CoaE) performs the final step in coenzyme A biosynthesis.) — translation MIIGLTGSIASGKSTVAKMIESYGLPIVDADVVARQVVEPGTPTLNKIAEAFGPEVIAHDGSMDRAKVGSIIFHNEEMRKTLNGIIHPAIREEMLRQRDEFISFGEKNIFMDIPLLFESKLEHFVEKIIVVSVKKEVQLQRLMERNGFSEEEANARMATQIPVKEKEQLADAVIHNNGTLEDTAIQLQNILYEWNVLK, via the coding sequence GTGATTATTGGTTTAACGGGTAGCATTGCCAGCGGAAAGAGCACAGTTGCAAAAATGATTGAGTCATACGGATTGCCGATCGTTGATGCAGATGTAGTAGCGCGACAAGTAGTCGAGCCTGGCACACCGACATTAAATAAAATTGCAGAAGCATTTGGACCGGAAGTCATTGCACATGATGGTTCAATGGATCGGGCAAAAGTAGGAAGTATTATATTTCATAATGAGGAAATGCGGAAAACTTTAAATGGCATCATACATCCGGCTATTCGTGAAGAAATGCTGCGTCAGCGCGATGAATTTATTTCGTTTGGCGAAAAAAATATTTTCATGGATATTCCGCTGCTATTCGAAAGCAAGCTGGAACATTTCGTTGAAAAAATTATTGTAGTTTCTGTAAAAAAAGAAGTGCAGCTGCAGCGCTTAATGGAACGAAACGGCTTTTCGGAAGAAGAAGCAAACGCTCGTATGGCGACACAGATTCCGGTTAAAGAAAAAGAACAGTTAGCTGATGCGGTTATTCATAATAACGGCACGCTGGAAGATACAGCAATTCAGCTTCAAAATATTTTGTATGAGTGGAACGTACTGAAGTAA
- the mutM gene encoding bifunctional DNA-formamidopyrimidine glycosylase/DNA-(apurinic or apyrimidinic site) lyase — protein sequence MPELPEVEGVVRDLRPIVEGKTIETVSLSDVVYTSHEAGKQAIVKNAKPSQFELLVRDMTIDKLERRSKYIFFHLKKNDERFMLVNHLGMSGAWFVVNDVLEITEEKFRKHIHAIFTLASGELLVYADIRRFGELRFIKEIADHPPLLKMAPEPFDEIACDFFLMQSEKPKFAKKPIKEVIMDGQVISGCGNIYATEALFKMLIHPGKVTNELSREQKTQLFHVICDVLQESIDSGGSTISDYRSINGGAGTMQHRLKMYGKKQCVVCETNTESLVIAGRTSTYCPQCQK from the coding sequence ATGCCAGAATTACCAGAAGTAGAAGGGGTCGTACGTGATTTACGGCCAATCGTAGAAGGGAAAACGATTGAAACTGTCTCTTTATCGGATGTCGTTTACACATCGCATGAAGCAGGTAAACAGGCGATTGTAAAAAACGCAAAGCCTTCTCAATTTGAACTGTTAGTACGCGATATGACAATCGATAAATTGGAGCGCAGGTCAAAATATATATTCTTTCATCTTAAGAAAAATGATGAACGTTTTATGTTAGTGAATCATTTAGGGATGAGTGGAGCATGGTTTGTTGTGAATGATGTGCTGGAGATTACGGAAGAAAAATTCCGGAAGCATATTCATGCGATATTCACATTGGCGAGCGGAGAATTGCTTGTCTATGCTGATATCCGCCGTTTTGGTGAATTGCGCTTTATTAAAGAAATTGCCGATCATCCGCCATTGTTAAAAATGGCACCGGAGCCTTTTGATGAAATCGCCTGTGATTTTTTCCTCATGCAAAGTGAAAAACCGAAATTCGCTAAAAAACCAATTAAAGAAGTCATCATGGATGGGCAGGTGATTTCCGGTTGCGGCAATATTTATGCAACCGAAGCATTGTTCAAAATGCTTATTCATCCGGGGAAAGTAACGAATGAGTTAAGTCGTGAGCAAAAGACGCAGCTCTTTCACGTAATATGTGATGTATTGCAGGAGAGCATTGATTCCGGCGGGTCGACAATTTCAGACTACCGAAGTATTAATGGCGGTGCCGGAACTATGCAGCATCGACTGAAAATGTATGGAAAAAAGCAATGTGTTGTATGTGAAACAAATACAGAGTCGCTCGTAATCGCGGGCAGAACATCAACATATTGTCCGCAATGTCAAAAGTAA
- the polA gene encoding DNA polymerase I, protein MTKQKLLLLDGNSLAYRAFFALPLLTNDSGIHTNATYGFTTMLQKIIGEENPTQMLVAFDAGKTTFRHESFGEYKGGRQKTPPELSEQFPYIRKLIDAYKIKRYELEMYEADDIIGTLAKQASGKGIEVIVVSGDKDLTQLATEDVTVYITRKGITDIEKYTPAHIEEKYGLTPEQIIDMKGLMGDQSDNIPGVPGVGEKTAIKLLKEHGTIEKLYEAMDSLKASKMKEKLVDNEEMAHLSKKLATIHTDAPLTITLDELAYSGPDEEALLNVWQELGFKSLIEKSDFEAVETEQAELVFENVQHITADMLKETMAIHLELENEHYHSCNALGLALSDGERTVYTAIDNVVENAELKAWLQDETKKKYVADSKATQAMLHRLGIELKGVEFDLLLASYIVKPSISGDDVATLAKEFGYQDVQSNEAVYGKGAKWIVPGADHVAEHVSRKAVAVWKLQPVLEQTLKENEQFELYKELELPLAHILGKMESEGITVNIDTLRQMGDELKTKLEVMEATIYELAGEKFNINSPKQLGVILFDKLGLPVIKKTKTGYSTAADVLEKLQSEHEIVKHILEYRTLAKLKSTYIEGLIKEVHEADSKVHTRFQQALTSTGRLSSTNPNLQNIPIRLEEGRKIRKAFVPSKKDWILFAADYSQIELRVLAHMCGDDALVEAFQQGMDIHTRTAMDVFNLENPDDVTSLMRRTAKAVNFGIVYGISDYGLSQSLDITRKEAGIFIENYLQSFPGVKNYMDTSIEEAKKAGFVTTILNRRRYLPDITSSNFNLRSFAERTAMNTPIQGSAADIIKKAMIDMNARLEQEGLQTKLLLQVHDELIFEAPREEVEILERIVPEVMENAIKLSVPLKVEFSYGPTWYDAK, encoded by the coding sequence ATGACAAAACAAAAATTGCTTTTATTAGATGGGAACTCATTAGCATACCGTGCCTTTTTTGCATTACCGCTGCTGACGAATGACAGTGGTATTCATACAAATGCAACTTACGGATTTACAACAATGCTGCAAAAGATTATCGGTGAGGAAAATCCTACACAAATGCTTGTTGCGTTTGATGCCGGAAAAACGACTTTTCGCCATGAATCATTTGGTGAATATAAAGGAGGCCGTCAAAAAACTCCGCCTGAGCTTTCCGAACAATTTCCTTATATTCGTAAGCTGATTGATGCATATAAGATTAAACGCTATGAGCTTGAAATGTACGAAGCGGATGACATTATCGGAACGTTGGCGAAACAGGCTTCTGGAAAAGGAATCGAAGTTATCGTTGTTTCAGGAGATAAGGATTTAACGCAGCTCGCAACAGAGGACGTTACAGTATATATTACCCGTAAAGGGATTACCGATATTGAAAAATATACACCGGCCCATATTGAAGAAAAGTATGGACTGACACCAGAGCAAATTATCGATATGAAAGGGCTTATGGGCGATCAATCGGATAATATTCCGGGAGTTCCGGGTGTTGGTGAAAAAACAGCGATTAAATTATTGAAGGAACACGGTACGATTGAAAAACTATATGAAGCGATGGATTCATTGAAAGCATCGAAAATGAAAGAAAAGCTGGTAGATAATGAAGAAATGGCACATTTGTCAAAAAAACTAGCGACAATTCATACAGATGCTCCGCTTACAATTACACTTGATGAATTAGCTTATTCAGGTCCGGATGAGGAAGCGCTTCTTAATGTATGGCAGGAGCTTGGGTTTAAATCTTTAATCGAAAAGAGCGATTTTGAAGCAGTAGAGACAGAACAAGCGGAATTAGTATTTGAAAATGTACAGCATATTACAGCTGACATGCTCAAAGAGACGATGGCTATTCACCTGGAGCTGGAAAATGAACATTACCATAGCTGTAATGCCCTCGGATTAGCATTGTCTGATGGGGAACGTACTGTTTATACAGCGATTGATAATGTTGTTGAAAATGCAGAGTTAAAAGCATGGCTGCAAGATGAAACAAAGAAAAAATATGTTGCCGACAGTAAAGCGACACAAGCAATGCTCCATCGTTTAGGGATTGAGCTAAAAGGTGTGGAGTTCGATTTATTGTTAGCTTCGTATATTGTAAAACCGTCGATTTCAGGTGATGATGTTGCAACACTTGCAAAAGAATTTGGTTATCAGGATGTACAATCCAATGAAGCGGTTTACGGAAAAGGAGCAAAATGGATTGTTCCCGGTGCAGACCATGTAGCAGAACATGTAAGCCGAAAAGCTGTAGCGGTTTGGAAGCTGCAGCCAGTTTTAGAGCAAACACTGAAAGAAAATGAGCAGTTTGAGTTATATAAAGAGCTGGAACTGCCGCTTGCACATATTTTAGGGAAGATGGAGAGCGAAGGGATAACAGTCAATATCGATACATTGCGTCAAATGGGCGATGAACTGAAGACAAAGCTCGAAGTAATGGAAGCGACAATATATGAACTGGCAGGCGAGAAATTCAATATTAATTCACCGAAACAGCTTGGTGTCATTTTATTTGATAAACTTGGATTACCTGTCATTAAAAAGACGAAAACTGGATATTCAACAGCAGCCGATGTGCTGGAAAAGCTGCAATCCGAGCATGAAATTGTGAAGCATATTCTGGAATACCGAACACTCGCAAAACTGAAGTCAACTTATATTGAAGGGTTGATTAAAGAGGTACATGAAGCGGATTCGAAAGTGCATACTCGTTTCCAGCAGGCATTAACATCAACGGGACGTTTAAGCTCAACAAACCCGAATTTACAAAACATCCCGATTCGTTTGGAAGAAGGGCGCAAAATTCGAAAAGCATTTGTTCCATCGAAAAAAGACTGGATTCTATTTGCAGCAGACTATTCTCAAATCGAGCTGCGCGTATTGGCACATATGTGCGGTGATGATGCACTTGTGGAGGCGTTCCAGCAAGGAATGGACATCCATACACGTACGGCAATGGATGTGTTTAATCTTGAAAATCCGGATGATGTGACGAGCTTAATGCGTCGCACTGCAAAAGCTGTTAACTTTGGTATTGTGTACGGGATTAGTGATTATGGCTTATCGCAAAGCCTTGATATTACGCGTAAGGAAGCGGGAATTTTTATCGAAAACTACTTGCAGAGCTTCCCGGGTGTAAAAAATTATATGGATACAAGTATTGAAGAGGCCAAGAAAGCAGGCTTCGTTACAACGATTTTAAATCGCCGCCGTTACTTGCCGGACATCACAAGCTCGAACTTCAATTTAAGAAGTTTTGCGGAGCGTACTGCGATGAACACACCAATCCAGGGAAGTGCCGCGGACATTATTAAAAAAGCAATGATTGACATGAATGCACGCCTTGAACAAGAAGGCTTACAGACGAAGCTATTATTACAAGTACACGATGAGCTTATTTTTGAAGCACCAAGAGAAGAAGTTGAAATTTTAGAACGTATCGTACCTGAAGTTATGGAAAATGCAATTAAGTTAAGCGTGCCGTTAAAGGTTGAGTTTTCATATGGTCCTACATGGTACGATGCGAAATAA
- a CDS encoding methyl-accepting chemotaxis protein → MLKKFNSVKTRILLGILVPIILLSIVFSSILFLVSSNLINNQIIPQHNQNLLLSMEKFSTLFDTGLVNDAKKNKDSYEKLLEVTTDFQNDFDLENAYIMSKVDGEEVILVLGNSEDYLTPLAFTKDQTAALSTTDIVASDIYEDDYGKHQSTFLQIPGTDSVLGLDADADFIDELNRLLIIIILTSLLVALIIGSIIAVIVSKKIVNPLNQLLNHTEIVAQGDLSKQLEVYSHDEIGHLTTSFSDMQSQLKETIYHVNDTSEHVEESSSILKETIEQLTITSNQVSGAIQEIASSTEMITEGAVQNREAVEQIAFKIAEISNVTKLVAQEAIDTNNVATQGKEVIHKSVAGIETINETAKMSLMKTEQMNSRSLEVGQITKIISSISDQINLLALNAAIEAARAGEYGKGFAVVADEVRSLAEQSANSASDITTLINEMQKDSNESVIAINSVVTKIEQESETIYSAVETFNTISKLVDNMKNEIQNVTDAFQGIVTDSNQVLETTDITVQSLEESNEHSQSIAASIEEQTASTEEMLSIAHELNEMIIKLKGQINHFKI, encoded by the coding sequence ATGTTAAAAAAATTTAATTCAGTAAAAACTAGGATTTTATTAGGGATTTTAGTTCCGATTATTTTATTAAGTATTGTTTTTAGTTCAATTTTATTCTTGGTTTCTAGTAACTTGATTAATAACCAGATCATTCCGCAGCACAATCAAAATTTATTGTTGAGTATGGAAAAATTCAGTACGCTTTTTGATACAGGCTTAGTGAATGATGCTAAGAAAAACAAGGATTCATATGAAAAATTACTGGAAGTCACAACTGATTTCCAAAATGATTTTGATTTGGAAAATGCCTATATTATGAGTAAAGTTGATGGAGAGGAAGTTATTTTGGTATTGGGGAATTCGGAAGATTACCTGACACCGCTTGCTTTCACAAAAGATCAGACAGCGGCACTTTCCACAACTGACATAGTGGCGAGCGATATTTATGAAGATGATTATGGTAAACATCAATCAACCTTTCTTCAAATTCCTGGGACTGATTCTGTTCTGGGATTGGATGCCGATGCGGATTTTATTGATGAATTGAATCGATTGTTAATTATAATTATTTTGACTTCATTGCTTGTTGCATTGATTATAGGCTCAATTATAGCGGTTATCGTTTCGAAAAAAATTGTGAATCCTTTAAATCAGCTTTTAAACCACACTGAAATTGTGGCACAGGGTGATTTATCAAAACAATTGGAAGTTTACAGTCATGACGAAATCGGGCATTTAACAACTAGCTTCTCGGATATGCAATCGCAATTGAAAGAGACTATCTACCATGTAAACGATACATCCGAACATGTTGAGGAAAGCTCTTCGATATTAAAAGAAACAATCGAACAGTTAACAATTACATCGAATCAGGTATCGGGCGCAATTCAGGAAATTGCTTCTAGCACTGAGATGATTACAGAAGGTGCTGTGCAGAACCGGGAGGCAGTGGAACAAATCGCATTCAAAATTGCAGAAATTTCCAATGTTACAAAGTTAGTAGCACAGGAAGCGATAGATACCAATAATGTCGCAACACAAGGAAAAGAAGTTATTCATAAATCTGTTGCAGGAATCGAAACAATTAATGAAACGGCGAAAATGTCATTAATGAAAACAGAACAAATGAATAGCCGTTCTTTAGAAGTTGGTCAAATCACGAAAATTATTTCAAGTATTTCAGATCAAATCAACTTACTTGCTTTAAATGCGGCAATCGAAGCGGCAAGAGCAGGGGAATACGGGAAAGGTTTCGCAGTAGTAGCGGATGAAGTTCGTTCATTGGCAGAACAATCGGCGAATTCGGCAAGCGATATTACGACATTGATTAATGAAATGCAAAAAGATTCAAATGAATCCGTTATTGCCATTAATAGTGTAGTAACAAAAATCGAGCAGGAAAGCGAGACGATTTATTCGGCTGTTGAAACATTTAATACAATCTCCAAATTAGTGGATAATATGAAAAATGAAATTCAAAATGTAACAGATGCATTCCAAGGTATTGTAACGGACTCTAATCAGGTACTTGAAACAACGGATATAACGGTTCAGTCTTTAGAAGAATCCAATGAGCATTCTCAAAGTATTGCTGCATCAATAGAAGAACAGACAGCATCGACTGAAGAAATGCTTAGCATCGCACACGAATTGAATGAAATGATTATTAAGTTAAAAGGACAAATTAATCATTTCAAAATATAA
- a CDS encoding ATP-grasp domain-containing protein produces MILLDTAYVSPLLAETLIEKKVKILDIQQRLILNHKSQAEQDLKKVFQQEDLIIMNSEEAVQILNEYYAESHVTKTANLFKNKFAFRKRLAESYPNFFFLETTSGELGQLDLSSLPYPIIFKPTVGYSSVGVYRVENAQEFQSIIETMEQWSENDSEDVLGSESFIIESYIEGQEFAIDLFFDEKNDPVVLNLFARMFKDEKDMSDRIYYTSKQVLQNYLAPITEYLQGLGEIFNLRKMPLHVELRMDDEGTIVPIEVNPLRFAGAGTTELGSFAYGVNSYDYFFEQKKPDWADLINAMDNKIYSFTCAEFEGEIKVDDELVIHHELLQQQFHHILEYRHIPHGQGATFAVIFFSSESLAQNDHILSLNFMDYVEKKEYLHVNN; encoded by the coding sequence TTGATTTTATTAGATACAGCTTATGTATCCCCGCTCTTAGCAGAAACATTGATTGAAAAAAAAGTAAAGATTTTGGATATTCAACAACGGTTGATTCTAAATCACAAATCACAAGCTGAGCAAGATCTGAAGAAAGTATTTCAACAAGAGGATTTAATCATCATGAATTCCGAAGAAGCTGTTCAGATTCTAAATGAATATTATGCAGAATCGCATGTAACAAAAACAGCAAATTTATTTAAAAACAAATTTGCATTCAGAAAGCGTTTAGCTGAGAGTTACCCTAATTTCTTCTTTTTAGAAACTACTTCAGGGGAATTAGGGCAACTTGATCTATCCTCACTACCCTATCCGATAATCTTTAAGCCAACAGTCGGGTACTCAAGTGTTGGGGTTTACCGAGTAGAGAATGCACAAGAATTCCAAAGCATAATCGAGACGATGGAACAGTGGAGTGAAAACGATTCAGAGGATGTTTTGGGGAGCGAGTCCTTTATCATTGAAAGTTATATTGAGGGGCAGGAATTTGCAATCGATCTTTTCTTTGATGAAAAGAATGATCCGGTTGTGCTCAATTTATTTGCGCGTATGTTCAAAGACGAAAAAGATATGAGTGATCGTATTTATTATACGAGCAAGCAAGTCCTGCAAAATTACTTAGCTCCGATTACCGAGTATCTGCAAGGGCTTGGGGAAATCTTCAATTTACGGAAAATGCCGCTACACGTAGAACTGCGCATGGATGATGAAGGAACAATTGTCCCGATTGAAGTGAATCCATTACGCTTTGCAGGAGCTGGTACGACAGAATTGGGAAGTTTTGCATATGGGGTTAACTCATACGACTATTTTTTCGAACAGAAAAAACCGGATTGGGCTGACTTAATAAATGCAATGGACAATAAAATTTACAGTTTTACCTGTGCCGAGTTTGAAGGTGAGATAAAGGTTGATGACGAGCTTGTAATACACCATGAGTTATTGCAACAACAATTCCACCATATTTTAGAATATCGTCATATTCCGCATGGGCAGGGTGCGACGTTTGCTGTTATTTTCTTTAGCAGTGAATCATTAGCACAAAATGACCATATCTTATCGTTGAACTTTATGGATTATGTAGAAAAAAAAGAATATTTACATGTAAATAACTAA
- a CDS encoding DNA polymerase I: MSKVIQNSLIAFIMATSVTALFYQSNINFVKVEIFHIPILFIAILVLSLFIAEDVRDSFKKVLWFEKREDKRPIWQVGIGMIFYFTQIGFVEVFARGLMPYDLGGMPMYVIIPFLNAFLLTVIFEEIFYKEEKNNVHAVKFKNKIK, from the coding sequence TTGAGTAAAGTAATACAGAATAGTTTAATCGCATTTATTATGGCAACATCTGTAACGGCGCTTTTTTATCAATCCAATATTAATTTCGTGAAGGTGGAAATTTTTCATATACCAATTTTATTTATTGCTATTTTAGTATTAAGTTTGTTTATCGCAGAAGACGTACGGGATTCGTTCAAGAAAGTACTATGGTTTGAAAAACGTGAAGACAAGCGTCCGATCTGGCAAGTTGGTATTGGTATGATCTTTTATTTCACACAAATTGGATTCGTGGAAGTATTTGCGCGTGGGTTAATGCCATACGATTTAGGCGGCATGCCGATGTATGTGATCATTCCATTTTTAAATGCCTTTTTATTAACGGTTATTTTTGAAGAGATTTTTTATAAAGAAGAAAAAAATAATGTACATGCTGTGAAATTCAAAAATAAAATTAAATAG
- the hflC gene encoding protease modulator HflC, with product MSNNKNNFDGDLDEFVKKLFGNKKGSKEVKEVPKAADPDQQVNNGDTKAKKAPTPLKKDKKPVNVKQWVSSAIVLTVVFAALIIVFANLYIVKENEYKVVRQFGEVVKYESEPGLHMKIPFIQSVTTLPSNLMTHDMTEEEISTKDKKRIIIDNYTVWRVTDPKALISNAGQLLNAESRMEEFIYSALRTEFGQTEYGDIINEKDSKRGNINDRVTQRVNELIDSANFGIEVIDVRIRRTDLPEENEQSVYTRMVSERQSIAQKYLSEGDAEKRSKEAKTDQEVQVTLAKANKEASVIRAEGEAQAAQIYNAAYSKDPEFYSLFRTLESYKKTIGNETMIIIPSDSPYAKLLSGQLD from the coding sequence ATGAGTAACAACAAAAACAATTTTGACGGCGATTTAGATGAGTTTGTGAAAAAACTGTTCGGCAACAAAAAAGGTTCGAAAGAAGTGAAGGAAGTACCGAAAGCTGCCGATCCTGACCAGCAAGTAAATAATGGTGATACAAAAGCCAAAAAAGCTCCAACGCCATTAAAGAAAGATAAAAAGCCGGTAAATGTAAAGCAATGGGTATCTTCTGCAATTGTATTAACTGTTGTATTTGCCGCCTTAATCATCGTATTTGCGAATCTGTATATTGTAAAAGAAAACGAATATAAAGTAGTTCGCCAGTTCGGGGAAGTGGTGAAGTATGAAAGTGAGCCGGGACTTCATATGAAAATTCCGTTCATTCAAAGTGTGACAACTCTTCCAAGCAATTTAATGACACATGATATGACGGAAGAAGAGATCAGTACGAAAGATAAAAAGCGAATTATTATTGATAACTATACTGTTTGGCGTGTGACGGATCCAAAGGCATTGATTTCAAATGCAGGGCAGTTGCTGAATGCGGAAAGTCGTATGGAGGAGTTCATTTATTCGGCACTTCGTACAGAGTTCGGTCAGACGGAATACGGCGATATTATTAATGAAAAAGATTCAAAACGCGGGAATATTAACGACCGTGTTACACAACGTGTCAATGAGTTAATCGATTCAGCCAATTTCGGTATTGAAGTAATTGATGTACGAATTCGTCGTACGGATTTACCGGAGGAAAACGAGCAGTCTGTTTATACAAGAATGGTTTCGGAACGTCAATCGATTGCGCAAAAGTATCTGTCTGAAGGGGATGCGGAAAAGCGCAGTAAAGAGGCAAAAACAGATCAGGAAGTACAGGTAACACTTGCGAAAGCAAATAAAGAAGCCTCTGTCATCCGTGCAGAAGGTGAAGCACAGGCTGCACAAATTTATAATGCCGCTTACTCGAAAGACCCGGAATTCTACAGTTTATTCAGAACGTTAGAATCATACAAGAAAACAATCGGCAATGAGACGATGATTATTATCCCGTCAGACTCGCCATATGCCAAACTGTTATCCGGTCAATTGGATTAA